The following DNA comes from Camelina sativa cultivar DH55 chromosome 14, Cs, whole genome shotgun sequence.
aaacaagacaaaaagaagaagagtctagATGAAGAAGCTGTTAAGCAATGTCTCAAAAGCAATTACAGATGTTCCAGTCAGGAAATTATGTTGACCAATAGATTCAAGGGTTTAGAGGTTGAGGTGACTTGTTAAACCTAATCCTTAGAGTATAAATATGAACAGGATTGTAACCAAGTTTTCTaaggaaaaataataacaaaagtaaTAGACTTATCTTCTTCATTCAAATGTCGATCCTATAACTTTATCAATGTGTACATGTTGTTACGAAAAAATTACAAGTCATTCAATTTATCAACAACTAGTTTGAGACAAAATGCCTTCTGTTGACATCATTAACATGAGCTGGGAAGTGTGATAAACATGAGTTTTAAAGTTGTCTAAAAGTGGTAATGATCTTCTcattcaataaattaaaacaaatatgtgaGCCTGTTAATTCAAGTTACACCGGATTAAGACAAATGAAAGGAAAACACTTTCACAAAcataatcacaaaaacaaaaataatgtattCACATTTCTACAAATAGTAAGAAAACGTAACATATCGTTAACGAAGAGCCGAGGAAGTGAGATCGGAATCAATTAGAGTCTTGAGGGATTTAGCTTTCCTTCCTGTAACGTTACCAGCTTCTTTCAAGAGTTGGACCAGCCTCTTCTTCTCGTCTTCCGTTACAGGATTCGCTGTCCCGAGCTTTTCCTCCCGAACCCCAACCACGTGTCCTAGCAGGGCAATCGCATCATCCAACCTATAATCACAACCGAATCACAAACTTGTTTGAGGTCAATAGGAGgacgttcaaaaaaaaaaaaagagagagaaagagaaatcaaCACAAGTACATACCTGCCAATTGCATCATAAGCTCCAGCAAGGTTGCTGTACAATCCAAGTGTTTCAGGGTGATAAGGACCACATTCTTGTTCTAAAACACACTTGGCCTCCTCAAACAACTCAACAGCCTCTTCTATTGCGTCGAGCTGAATGCATGCTAAACCCATTTGGTTAAGTGCAATCCCAAAGAACGTCGATTGTTTCTTTCCAGTTGCCCGTAGTTTTGAGACAGCGCTCTTAAATGTGTTGTACGACTCCATATACTTCCCCATCATATAGTAAAGCACTCCCATTTGAGCTTCAATTCCTGCAATCATGATTTTCTGACCAGGAGAATCAGAGTATATCTTGAGCGCCTTTTGAAGCAAGCTAATAGCTTGTTCCACCTCGTTCATAGACTCACAAATCACGGAGATATCTGTAAGACCACTTGCAATCTCTTCAGGAGATATGTCTAGGTTATGCGACTCGTATATCCGGAGAGCATTTTCACAATAAGATTTTGCTTCTCGAACTTTTCCTGTTCGGTTATAGAGATCAGCTAAACGGATATAAACTGAACCGACAGCTGGATGGTTCTCTCCTTTTGCTGTCTTCAGTGCTGTCAGAGATTTCTGGTAAGCACAAATTGCTTCATCAAACCGAGACAAAGACAAGTACGAGTCACCAATGCTAGTATCAACAAAAGCAACCTCAGACTCTTGTCCATTTGCTGCCATGGCCATACTGGCTAATACCAAATGCTCGAGGGCATTCTCATGATCTCCCTTAGTCTCACATATAAGACCCATGAGTCTTCTATCTGCCGCCTCTGCGATTGAACCTGGTAAACCTGTTTCTTTATGTATAGAAAGAGCCGTTTCACACACCTGCTGAGCCTCATCAAACCGTAATGCTTGCACAAGAGCCTCTGATAGGTACCTGCATGTTTCACCAACTCTTGGGTCATTTTCTCCCAAAACCTTCTTCTGAATGTTCAGTCCCTCGGTATAACAAGATATCGAGTTCTCTATCTGCCCCACCATAGCATAAGTGTCACCTAACTGCATCAGACCAGAAAATTTAGCAAGAGCATGCTCTTCACCTTCTTCGACAACTGGAATCTCAACTGAGCGCTGCAGAACCGGGATTGCCTCATTGTACTCCTTTAACTTACAATGGATAGCTGCTGTAACATGCAAACACATGATCCATTCTAAACACGGTTTCCCATTCTCTGCAGAAGCCTCAAACAACTTAGCTGCTCTATGACTTAACTCGAGACCTTTGTGAGTACTATCACCAGAACTAACCAAGTTTCTCGCTTGGTTCAGTAAAAACCGTGCCAGCTCTACGTTTTCAGATGACGGCTCTTCATTTCCATTTTGCaacttggtggtggtggtagttcctactttcttcttcctcgtacCACCACCAACTCCCACGTTCGATCTATTCACATCCTTCTTACCAACTCGTTTCTCCATATCTTTGGGAATGACATCCAAACCAAACTTTGAAGAGTTTGACTTGATATCAAACTCTTCTGGCTTTGCCACTTCGTCCTCCtcctcatctccttcttcatcttccaagATATCAATACCTCGCATCTCTCCCAAAGCAAGATGTTGTAGATCAGAATCAATCTTTGACTCATCACCGTAAGATCCAAAGCTCTGCCTCGATGGAGATTGGTTAGAACTTTGCAATTCGCAGAGATTCTTACAAAGCTCCTCTATCGTTGTGTCGAACATTCGATCGACATGCGATTCGTCAACAGACCCTCTTCCTCCTTCCATTTTATAATTCCTCCAAATTAAAACAGCGTTCTCTGCAACTACAACCGTAAcccaaacatcatcatcaatggagCTTGAAGAACtcaaaaaacgaaaagaaatataaataaaggcAAATCCTTTAGCAAGCCCACAAATtgaaacatataaaaagaaCGCATTGAAGGCTCTTATATCATTTATCCAAATACGCAAATCGCCGCACATATAATTCTCTTAACAGACTCTTTTCATTACGATACATTAGCCATTTATAAGATAAAGGCAATACTTTGGTTTTTCAGAGATTGATGAATTATACAGCGGAAAAGAAATCGAAAGGGGACAAAAGGAGAAACATAGAGACAAGTTATCTAACCTTGTTTGAGATTGTGTCGGAATCGAGATCCTCGGAAGGAGACAAAGAACGAATAAGAAATCTGGAGAGAAGTCTAATTGTAGAAATGACAAGACCAGAAGAAATGGGTCGGAAGGGTGAAAGAGAATTGAAATTtcaacccctttttttttttttcctttttctcctttttctcggTGGAATGTCAAAAAAGAGGGAGGAGGAGCgggaagagagagaaataaataaaaaaaagtttattcttTTTCCTCCAATGTAAATGCCGCCATTGCGCTGTCTTACGGTCACGggccacacacacacaaaactgcATTTACTTTTCCGATTCACCTAATTTTGGAGAAACTGATTTCCAAATGTCACTTTGCACTATCCTATTTTTTCGTCTAGCCAAACGTATAATACATTTTTGATGTTGTTAGGATCGTTAGCCAATGACGATGATAGTTTGGTATAGTTGACCACTGTTTTCAATTATATGTGATACCTTGTAGTAGGGATGTTCATTATATTTGATCAAACCTGTCTTAatagaacacaaaaacaaactgaTGTGcaccaaaccggaaaaaaaaaaacattaaaagacCTACCCAACCAAAGCCGTAATGATCCAGAGTCTATTTGGTTTAAACTTGGTTAATTATatcattaaaccaaaatatctaaaaaaccaaaaactaaaacaaaagttcTTGCTACTCTAAACACTCTCGAAGTGATCTTGGTTTTAAAAGTGCAAGGAACAAAGAAAAGGCGATTCTAGTTACAATGTAAGACGGCGTTTTGATCACTAACGATTTGGTCACTCAGGCAGTCTCAGACGGTTGAAAAGGACCAAGAAACTCTTCTCAGGGTCAGGGCCAATATATAGAAATCCAAGATCCGCGCCTTTCACATATGGTCCCATTCCCTGTTCAGAAAACCACATCCATTTAAAACCCGAAACACTAATAATAAATGACGGTTTGTCTCTTTTGTGTGGTCTACGCATTACCTTTCCGTTGAGTTTTAATAGCTTTCCCGCGACCCATTTTGGGTTTTTAAACTCAATGTCGGCGACTCTTCCTTGTCCTCCGTAACTCGCAAGCTGCATATATGTAAACATCTTCTTAATAAAAGCTTTTGATTCAAATATGTCAATGTGGTTGGAACCCATGAGATGTCTGTCTAAGCTATTGGGTCAATAGGAGACTAGATcgtttttttactctttttcagGTTAAGTGTTTAGCTTAAGCATAAGGTTTTTGATCTTTTATCGATTTACATGGCTGAGCatgcttttgttttggttctgtAACTGAAGCTCAGGAGATGAGGAGAGTATTATTACCACTCCCAGTTCCTCTGGAAACAATCCATGATCCGTCATGCGACTCCCATTCCCAATCCTTGCACGAAATGTCACCTGCCAAGAATTTGTGAACCTATATTAGTTTCTTCATCTCATACAAAAGTGTCATGATTTCtaaacaaagattaaaaaacattgttcaaaaagatatataaccTGTCCAGCCGGCACATTTGGATCCCCTGTCAACTTTACAGCCTCAACATATTCAAAGAACTCTATATCTGATGAGGTGCTTCCCTCTGCATCCTCCCACCGACCATACTTACGCTTAAGTTGCACTATCTCGGTGCCATAAGGCCCGAATGCACCCACATATAGGCCTGCACCTCAAATTCAGAACATATTCCATGTTACGTTGTACAAATAGtccaaatcaaaagaaagaaaataagactAATGCACAATATGCTTACCGTCAAAAGGGTCTAGGTTGCTTTCAGGAGTTATGATTCTATTATATGATGTATAGTCAGAGAAACAAATTCCTTCTTGTACACTTTCGAAACCAATCCTGACCATCTCATCCAAAGAATTCGATACCTAGAACAATAAGCGAACATTCTTTAAATTTACAAACATTAACACGACAACAtaaagaggtttaaaataataacaaactccTTGATCTGATTCTAGAGTTCAGCATTATAAAAATGGTATGAATTCAAGCAATATACCTTCAAAGAAGCTTTCTCTGAACCCCAGAACGTCTTGGCAACCTCTGGTGGCATCAGATCTGAAATTCCTTGAGGTGCAATAGCTGTTACTTGTTCCTTGGGCGCTCTGTATTGCCTTCTGACCATACTATAATCAAACACCTTTTCCCTAGGAACATGCAAGATAAAGGAATCTCTTTTAGCATCCATTATATCTGCTGAAACACGATCAGTATCATCATCTATAGAGGAATCCTCTATGTTGTGTAGAACCCCTCCGATGACAAGCTTAGTGTTTAAATGCTTTTCATAATCTGCACTATCCATGGATGAAATTTCCTCAATACtgtcagtttcttcttcttcttcctcttcttcatcagaagAATTTGTTTCCTCAATGCCTTCTCCAACCAGCTCTTCAGTAGCATCATCACTACCTACAATCTCTTCCTGAGGGATTTTAATACCATCCATTACTTTCATCTTTAGCCCTGGGATTTTATCTTTTAGAAATTTTAGCACATGTTTAATTCCTTCTTCAGTTGGTTCCCCAGCATTCACTAGcttatcttcttttttatccACCTTCACTTCACTTCCACGCAAATCTCCAATGGATGGATCATCAATTGAGGCATTCGATGATTCCGGTCCGCTTAAATAGGAGTTCACGGAAGTGGAAAGGCATTTCCTCAAATACACTACCTGAAAAGGCAGTTATGAGATTCAAGCACCATCCATTCGAAGTGGTTAATCAGCgcttttaaagaagaagaaaaagacaagaagggTGACTGGACTAGCAACTAATCTTATACAATAATGCAAGATACAAAGGTAGAAGGATATACTGTCACCAGAACTGCTAATTACTTCTACAAATGTGATTTGCTTAAATTACCTGCATAATATATCCTCCGTCCTTgtctttaacaacaaaaatctcaaaaataggTGTTCCAGCTGCTCCAGCCACAAGCTGTCTGTATGAAGCAGTTATGAGATTCAATTACCaccaacaattaaaataaaagactaaaatCCTCAGCATAATCTGGTCTCACCTTGGACTGTAACTCTTGGCAATAAACCTACCAACACCGGGAGTTATGTGTACAATTCTGCCAAATAGTTCCGCATAATCTCGAGGACGACTAACCCACCAGCCCACCTACGTAGAAGACCAGAAACATGATAATGCTTTAAAATTCCAATCTACAGTCCCTTTAAAAGCAATTATATGATCTTGACAGGTTGACCAGTGAAACCATCAGTATTCCTTCACTTATGTCAGCAAAACATATATTGCTTTAACTAAACTTAATAGTTAAACAAAACACGAAACATTTTTTGTATCACTAACTAGCTTAACAACTCttgtagttttcttctttcttgattcAAGTGAGTAAATGTCATCGAAGACTATATCATACAAGTATATAAACACTTATTACATCGCATTAAGACGTGAAATCTTGAATTTTGTTACTTTATGTATACTTTGGGTGTGTAGATGTGAGTTTAGGACTACTATCTTACAAGCTAAGcaagacagaacaaaaaaaatataaagaaggTAAAACGCAATTACCAGTCCACTTCCTGTCTCATTGCATAACCTGGAAGCATCATGGTAACGCTCTTCGCTTATTGCAGTCTGCAAGGAAGTTTAAATCATATAAATGTAAGTAAGAAGATTACATGAGAGTTTTTGtatgttaccaaaaaaacaaaaaaaaacacagagagtCTCTAACCTGTAACTGGCGCATAATCTCAGCGACAGCATCATCAACAGTAGCTTCAGCAATGGCTTGTTTCAACTTAACTGCTTCTTCAAAGTCTTCTTTTTTAACGGCCTCTTCAAGTTGAGACTGTTACATAAGCTAGAAGACTCCAATATTAGAAAACTATAACCACCAaccagagtaaaaaaaaaacaaaaccagagTGAAAAAAGCGGGAGAGCTTAGATGGATAGAACCTTGAGAAGAGAAACAACGGCCTCGACTTCTTCAACCTCGGAGAAGTGACGGTTCCAACGATCCCAATCCCACTTATCCTCAGACGAACTCGTGGTAGTATCTGCGTCATCAACGGCGGCGCAATTTCGTAGACAGCTCAGAGACGGTGTTTTAGGGTTACAGGTTGATATAGAAGAAGCGCCGAAGGAGTGTCGTAGGCCGATAGATACGGAGAAATTAGAGCGTTTGTCCGGAACTTTAGGGCTGAAGAGGTGGTGAAATCGAGGAACGGAGATTCTTTGACCGAGAAGGcatggatgatgatgagttgTCGCCATTAGAGACCGAACTTAGAAGGGTTTTTTACTGGTTCGACGACACCTCAAAAAGACCTGTCTCTCTGTGTTGGATAGGGGAAGATGATTTTTGTATTTGAGGGCTCTTTGGGTAAATTTGCCACACAATGGCCAAGTTATCAGATATTTTATATACGatatattcaatattttatttgaagattttgtttgttGCCTGCTCGAAAAGGGTAAAAGGGTAAATGTAAGAATGGGAACAGATCCCCAAGGACAGACGAACCGAGAGATCGGACGCGGCGGAgtgtggcggaggaggaggagagagatgatgaatgcGTAAAAAATCATCTTTCATTCAttcgtctcttttttttcatttgattggtttctttcttatttatataaacagCTTCATCATCGATCATGATGTCTTGTACTCTCCTCCATCCCAAGAAGCGTCTCTTCCTCTGCTTGCTTGTTTCTCTCGCTTTCTTCCTCGTCGTCGTCGACACCTCCTCTCAGCAGCATCTCGAAGCCAAGAAGAAACTTATGCGAGAGAAAGTACGCCAGATGTAAGCAGCGTCTTTCATTTCAATCTCTTCATTAATTCTTTGTTCAGCTTCGTTAGGAATTAGCTATACTGTAGTTAGGTGGAACTTAAATGTGAAATTTTCTCAATTTGTCCTGAGGTGCGCACTAGTCTGCATTTGGTTCCTTTCTAATCTTCATTTCTCGTTTTACAGGTTCTATCATGCGTATGACAACTACATGACTTATGCGTTTCCGGTTAGTGCATTACTTCAACTTATTGTTATAAGTTGATGAATTCCTCCTGCTGCTGTGTTTGAGTTACATTGCGTACTGATTTCGGACAGCATGATGAGCTAAAGCCTCTTACAAAAAGTTTCACAGACTCCCTCAGTGAGCTTGGAAATCTCAAGGTAACTTACATTACTAGCTCATTCAGCTTCATTATGCGATTTGAAGCAGAAGCTTGACGACAATATTTCTGATTTCCAGCTTGAACACCTGCCAACAGATTATAATGGATCAGCTGTTACACTTGTTGAATCCTTATCCAGGTATGCTATACAAATCTGAATGCATTcccttaaataaaaaaagctttTCAATACCAGTTTGACATGATTCTCCTTTGTCCCAGCCTTGCTATATTGGGAAACAGTTCAGAATTTGAAAAGGGAGTTCACTGGCTCTCAGATAATCTAACATTCGATATTGATGCACGGGTCAACCTTTTTGAGGTAAATAACCCAGTCACTTCATACGAagctttatttatatatttgccCTTTGGTACAAATTCTGTCGAGTGTCAAGAATCTTGATGTTTCCCCAAGTTCCATTACTCGCACTTGATGATTCTAACTGGTGCTCTTTTTGCTTTTGATCTGCAGTGCAATATAAGAGTTCTTGGAGGACTTATCTCTGCTCATCTTCTTGCAATTGATCCAACTAATAGGCTGATTCAGGGGTCCTACAATAATCAGCTTCTTCGACTAGCCGAAGACCTTGGAAAACGCTTTTTACCAGCGTTTGAAACACCCACAGGATTACCATATGCATGGATTAATTTGAAGGTACTGAAATGTCATTTATGGAATGCACCTGAAATCCTGGCTATCTAATGCGAAATTGAACATTCACGTtgatagttttaacttttaatcgAATTCTTATTTAAAGGTTTATATGCTTTTACCTGCTTAAGTTTGAGCTTGCGCTTCTAGTTTTTTTGGAAAATGAAATTTTGACcccaaataatatattttggcAGAATGGAGTAATAGAGAATGAGACAACTGAAACAAGCACTTCAGGATGTGGTATGTATGTTGTTTTCCCTTGTTTCTTTTACATTCTTAAACACAATATGTTTCTTTGGTGAAACTAGTTTATCCGAATATGTTCATAGATTTATTAAAATGNCTATAATATAAACCAGAAACCACTTGCCGGAGCTTGCCACGAATCGATACCCTGGAAGGTCACTCTTCGTCTCGTAAACCGTATCGTCGTTAGGGTTGTACACACGACAACCATCTTTTTCTGGAGACAGCATCAGCAACGGAGACCCGCCTTTTGGCTGCAGAATCAAACTCGAACGCAGGGCCTTTGCAGAGTCACGATCCGGACAACTCAACTGTCGTTTCAGCGTACATCTCTCCATCAGGACGGATACTACTATCTCGTctgttaaaatttttatttaatttaatggccacagaataaaaatgaaagaagggCTCTATCTAGTGTTTTGTTTCATATCAGCATAATAGCCAAGGCCATTTTGGTCATGATTGTCACAGATGCCGAAGACTGGAGCAGAAaggaatatacattttacacGTCAGGTTCTCTCATTCTTGAAATGGGAGCACTGTCACGGCTCACTGGTGACCCTAGGTTTGAATCAGCTGCATTACGTGCGCTTCGTCAGCTGTGGAGGATGCGAAGTTCATTAGATCTGCTTGGGACGACTCTGGATGTGGTAACTGGGGAATGGCTGGAGTACTCCTCCAGCATTGGAGCTGGTATGTTGTTCATTTTCAGAGGGAATCTAGTAGCAATTCTTTGTCTTTTTCCCTAAGAGATGGCTGCAAAATCATTTTACTTTTATGTGCGGAATGAATTTGTGCCTTGGCTCTTCAATCTCTAatgtgtaattttatttctgGTCTTCTAAAGGGGTTGACTCTTTCTATGAATACCTCTTGAAGGCTTATattctttttggaaaagaagacTACTGGCAAATGTTTAGTTCTGGCATCTCAAAAGTACTTCATACAGGGGCTTTGGTAATAATATACTAGCCTGGAAAAATGTACTTCCACACTCTCTTTTATATGACACTACGACTTCTATAATGCTCAAACTGAAAATTGCTCGATGTAGTAATGAGTTTATTTATCTGGTTTAGGTACCATGAAGCTAATATGTGGAGTGGGAAACCAACTTATTGGCAGCTCACAAGTCTTCAGGCGTTTTGGCCCGGTCTACAGGTATAATGAATGAATGGATTCTTTAAATTTCATACAAAAACAGTTGAAAAGGGGATCTGCTGATTCTCATGCTTAAGTTTTTGCTACTAGGTTCTCGCTGGAGATATTGCAGCTGCAAATTCAACGCACCGCGAGTTTTTCCATGTATGGGAGAAGGTTGGTGTATTACCTGAGAGGTATGTTTTTAATTGTCTTTCCTTTGCTGGCTTCCTACTTGGATCTTGAGTTCTCTGTCATTTTAAAGTTTTCTGTTTGGACTAAAGGACGCTGAACAAAAATTTGTTCAGGTATCTACTAGATCATCAAATGATACATCCGACAATGAAGTACTATCCACTACGTCCTGAATTAGCAGAATCCACGTTCTACCTATACCAAGctacaaaaggtttttgtttgtctttttttttttacttgtctcACCCTGAATGTTTATTATGTGAAGAGCCAGATTTGTGGCACCTCTCCGTTGACAATAGATACCTATATTCTTCCTTTGTTCCTTCGTTTTGCAGATCCATGGTACCTAGATGTTGGTGAAATCGAGGGCCACCCTATTCAGGTTGTGAGCTCCTGGCATGAGAAAGTACCAAAAAGTTATTTCTCAGGCAACTGGACGCTTTCAAAGGTCAGTCACTTGATCCAGCTCTGTTCATGTTTGAAGAAATAAGACTTGTATGCATAGTTAGTTTAGTTACACTGCAtagtaatgatattttttagttgatagaCAGAAGGGTAGGCATTAAAAGAACCAAATCGAGTCTTAATGCATTATTTAGTCCTT
Coding sequences within:
- the LOC104741359 gene encoding uncharacterized protein LOC104741359: MEGGRGSVDESHVDRMFDTTIEELCKNLCELQSSNQSPSRQSFGSYGDESKIDSDLQHLALGEMRGIDILEDEEGDEEEDEVAKPEEFDIKSNSSKFGLDVIPKDMEKRVGKKDVNRSNVGVGGGTRKKKVGTTTTTKLQNGNEEPSSENVELARFLLNQARNLVSSGDSTHKGLELSHRAAKLFEASAENGKPCLEWIMCLHVTAAIHCKLKEYNEAIPVLQRSVEIPVVEEGEEHALAKFSGLMQLGDTYAMVGQIENSISCYTEGLNIQKKVLGENDPRVGETCRYLSEALVQALRFDEAQQVCETALSIHKETGLPGSIAEAADRRLMGLICETKGDHENALEHLVLASMAMAANGQESEVAFVDTSIGDSYLSLSRFDEAICAYQKSLTALKTAKGENHPAVGSVYIRLADLYNRTGKVREAKSYCENALRIYESHNLDISPEEIASGLTDISVICESMNEVEQAISLLQKALKIYSDSPGQKIMIAGIEAQMGVLYYMMGKYMESYNTFKSAVSKLRATGKKQSTFFGIALNQMGLACIQLDAIEEAVELFEEAKCVLEQECGPYHPETLGLYSNLAGAYDAIGRLDDAIALLGHVVGVREEKLGTANPVTEDEKKRLVQLLKEAGNVTGRKAKSLKTLIDSDLTSSALR
- the LOC104741365 gene encoding protein EXECUTER 2, chloroplastic, which codes for MATTHHHPCLLGQRISVPRFHHLFSPKVPDKRSNFSVSIGLRHSFGASSISTCNPKTPSLSCLRNCAAVDDADTTTSSSEDKWDWDRWNRHFSEVEEVEAVVSLLKSQLEEAVKKEDFEEAVKLKQAIAEATVDDAVAEIMRQLQTAISEERYHDASRLCNETGSGLVGWWVSRPRDYAELFGRIVHITPGVGRFIAKSYSPRQLVAGAAGTPIFEIFVVKDKDGGYIMQVVYLRKCLSTSVNSYLSGPESSNASIDDPSIGDLRGSEVKVDKKEDKLVNAGEPTEEGIKHVLKFLKDKIPGLKMKVMDGIKIPQEEIVGSDDATEELVGEGIEETNSSDEEEEEEEETDSIEEISSMDSADYEKHLNTKLVIGGVLHNIEDSSIDDDTDRVSADIMDAKRDSFILHVPREKVFDYSMVRRQYRAPKEQVTAIAPQGISDLMPPEVAKTFWGSEKASLKVSNSLDEMVRIGFESVQEGICFSDYTSYNRIITPESNLDPFDGLYVGAFGPYGTEIVQLKRKYGRWEDAEGSTSSDIEFFEYVEAVKLTGDPNVPAGQVTFRARIGNGSRMTDHGLFPEELGVLASYGGQGRVADIEFKNPKWVAGKLLKLNGKGMGPYVKGADLGFLYIGPDPEKSFLVLFNRLRLPE
- the LOC104743558 gene encoding LOW QUALITY PROTEIN: alpha-mannosidase I MNS5 (The sequence of the model RefSeq protein was modified relative to this genomic sequence to represent the inferred CDS: inserted 2 bases in 1 codon): MMSCTLLHPKKRLFLCLLVSLAFFLVVVDTSSQQHLEAKKKLMREKVRQMFYHAYDNYMTYAFPHDELKPLTKSFTDSLSELGNLKLEHLPTDYNGSAVTLVESLSSLAILGNSSEFEKGVHWLSDNLTFDIDARVNLFECNIRVLGGLISAHLLAIDPTNRLIQGSYNNQLLRLAEDLGKRFLPAFETPTGLPYAWINLKNGVIENETTETSTSGCGSLILEMGALSRLTGDPRFESAALRALRQLWRMRSSLDLLGTTLDVVTGEWLEYSSSIGAGVDSFYEYLLKAYILFGKEDYWQMFSSXASQKYFIQGLWYHEANMWSGKPTYWQLTSLQAFWPGLQVLAGDIAAANSTHREFFHVWEKVGVLPERYLLDHQMIHPTMKYYPLRPELAESTFYLYQATKDPWYLDVGEIEGHPIQVVSSWHEKVPKSYFSGNWTLSKRGAWESGASALSLQVCPSKALNSRRPEQHRESACHVHVPDEQHGYYYLVC